In Horticoccus luteus, the following proteins share a genomic window:
- a CDS encoding glycosyltransferase, whose protein sequence is MSVAPAEISIALTMFRRLDFMAAALDSAVRQTLPVNVWVQDDGCDRPAEVQRLLTAAPRPVGYRRNPQPRGIFGNMNAALAACPTPWLSILHDDDLLASDFVARLVNVAAAAPGAALYFGGTIFIDAQGRRLRERGLPRGEAWRRVSPETFAHGNQFPFPGQLIHVPTARALGGFPTHAPFTGDWDLWFRLALAGGAVQVGAPLARYRCHTCDRVTTEMQRAGRTVPACIVQTRVNLARLRATGRPACFDRQRFLQEHPLRARDILLVAGSWSRRALRYHRQMLLRSRFTSRNERWLRLWSRVTGDRGLRLLSRIWLFTRSPGMRLPAGSRRAVSL, encoded by the coding sequence ATGTCCGTTGCGCCCGCTGAAATCTCGATCGCCCTCACCATGTTTCGCCGGCTCGATTTCATGGCGGCGGCGTTGGATTCTGCCGTCCGGCAGACGCTACCCGTCAACGTCTGGGTGCAGGACGATGGCTGCGACCGACCCGCCGAAGTGCAGCGCCTTCTCACCGCCGCGCCCCGCCCGGTCGGATATCGACGCAATCCCCAGCCGCGGGGAATCTTTGGCAATATGAACGCCGCTCTCGCGGCGTGCCCGACGCCGTGGCTTTCGATTCTTCACGACGACGATCTCCTCGCGTCCGATTTTGTCGCTCGCCTCGTGAATGTCGCCGCAGCGGCCCCGGGCGCTGCCTTGTATTTTGGCGGCACGATTTTCATCGATGCGCAAGGCCGGCGGTTGCGCGAACGCGGACTGCCACGCGGTGAAGCGTGGCGCCGCGTTTCGCCGGAAACCTTTGCCCACGGCAACCAGTTTCCCTTTCCCGGCCAATTGATCCATGTGCCCACAGCACGGGCCCTCGGCGGATTTCCCACGCATGCCCCCTTCACCGGCGATTGGGATCTCTGGTTCCGCCTCGCCCTCGCGGGCGGCGCAGTGCAGGTCGGCGCGCCGCTCGCCCGTTACCGGTGCCACACCTGCGACCGCGTGACCACGGAAATGCAGCGCGCCGGGCGCACCGTTCCCGCTTGCATCGTGCAGACGCGCGTCAACCTCGCCCGTCTGCGCGCCACCGGCCGCCCTGCGTGCTTCGATCGGCAACGCTTCCTGCAAGAGCATCCCCTGCGCGCCCGTGATATACTGCTCGTCGCCGGCAGCTGGTCACGTCGCGCGTTGCGCTACCACCGGCAGATGCTCTTGCGCTCCCGCTTCACCTCCCGCAACGAACGCTGGCTGCGACTCTGGAGTCGCGTAACTGGTGATCGCGGCCTGCGCCTGCTCTCCCGCATCTGGCTCTTCACACGTTCGCCCGGCATGCGCCTGCCCGCGGGATCTCGACGCGCAGTCTCGCTTTGA